A stretch of Pseudoclavibacter chungangensis DNA encodes these proteins:
- a CDS encoding carbohydrate ABC transporter permease — protein sequence MTERDRARRAVGTARTRHVLGVIATAVVLVSACALTLAPFLLSFLTSLTSTTQFGQQGPFGLPNPPVLDNYVDLFSRRVDFAEAFWTTVGLVAVVTVCQLFFSVLAAFAFARLRFPGRDVLFWVFLGTLMVPQVVTIVPLFLMLAQTGQRGTFLGLALPYLLGSPYAVFLLRESFRQIPQELVDAMRIDGGGTLRVLFSLIVPLSRPILVTLGLITVVTHWNNFMWPLMIGGNRVFVLTTATATLQEQYTNNTTLVMAATTLAMLPLIVVFVIFQRQIVRSISISGFR from the coding sequence GCACGCGTCACGTCCTGGGCGTCATCGCGACGGCGGTCGTGCTCGTGTCCGCCTGCGCGCTCACACTCGCGCCGTTCCTCCTGAGCTTCCTCACCTCGTTGACCTCGACGACGCAGTTCGGACAGCAGGGGCCGTTCGGTCTGCCGAACCCGCCCGTCCTCGACAACTACGTCGACCTCTTCTCGCGTCGCGTCGACTTCGCCGAGGCGTTCTGGACCACGGTCGGCCTCGTCGCCGTCGTGACCGTGTGCCAGCTCTTCTTCTCGGTGCTCGCCGCGTTCGCGTTCGCGCGCCTCCGCTTCCCCGGGCGCGACGTCCTCTTCTGGGTCTTCCTCGGAACGCTCATGGTGCCCCAGGTCGTCACGATCGTCCCGCTCTTCCTCATGCTCGCGCAGACGGGCCAGCGGGGCACGTTCCTCGGGCTCGCCCTCCCGTACCTGCTCGGCTCGCCCTATGCCGTCTTCCTCCTGCGCGAATCCTTCCGGCAGATCCCGCAGGAGCTCGTCGACGCCATGCGCATCGACGGGGGCGGTACCCTGCGCGTGCTGTTCAGCCTCATCGTGCCGCTCAGCCGCCCGATCCTCGTGACGCTCGGGCTCATCACGGTCGTCACGCACTGGAACAACTTCATGTGGCCGCTCATGATCGGCGGGAACCGGGTGTTCGTCCTGACGACGGCGACCGCCACGCTGCAGGAGCAGTACACGAACAACACGACGCTCGTGATGGCGGCGACGACGCTCGCGATGCTCCCCCTCATCGTCGTCTTCGTGATCTTCCAACGCCAGATCGTGCGATCGATCTCGATCTCCGGGTTCCGCTGA